Proteins encoded by one window of Pseudomonadota bacterium:
- a CDS encoding type I restriction-modification system subunit M N-terminal domain-containing protein — protein MVDFKDKANLIWKVDDLLCGDYKQSDYGKVILPMTVFRWLDCVLVSTKQKVLDCLPKIEKLSDSAKDVTLNKVAGFNFHNRSQYDFAKLIADPDNIAANLRNFINGFSAG, from the coding sequence ATGGTAGACTTCAAAGATAAAGCCAATCTCATCTGGAAGGTGGACGACCTTCTGTGTGGCGACTACAAACAGTCAGATTACGGCAAGGTCATTTTGCCCATGACTGTTTTTCGGTGGCTGGACTGTGTGCTGGTCTCCACCAAGCAAAAGGTGCTGGACTGCCTGCCCAAGATTGAAAAACTTTCCGACAGCGCCAAGGATGTCACCCTGAACAAGGTAGCCGGGTTTAACTTCCACAACCGCAGCCAATACGATTTTGCCAAGCTCATTGCCGACCCGGACAATATCGCCGCCAACTTGCGCAACTTCATTAATGGCTTTTCCGCCGGGG